A part of Nitrospiraceae bacterium genomic DNA contains:
- the pilQ gene encoding type IV pilus secretin PilQ, whose product MGIKFQKYTNKKFWALIILLSLILAPGFDIAFAQSTDKGPPVSIELRDVELRDVLRALGQEHGINIIIDEKITGKVTVSLRQVPLWDAIDSILKGKGFAYIREDNIVRVVPMAEDEDLITNTFTVKYANPKDIEPVIKKILSKKGDVISDTRSNTLVIKDTPSGINRAEQLLKKVDIKTGQIMIEAKIVEVNTNASKELGIQWGTTFNKGDLVVYGGGSKATGTTVDPTATTIPTATTGLATSTTANTSPLTMGTGTFGNAFNVNLPAAIGAGYGGAIGIGLLAKNIVLDLQLSALEVQGNAKILSSPKVMVLDNQEATISSGTQILIPTTTTVGTSVGTGGSTGTSTGTTTTGVTEKEATLRLTVTPRVLDNNQISLKISAKREEFDFSRAVLGIPPKVSRETQTAVIVKNGETIVIGGIFTETGSEGESGVPLLSKIPLIGWLFKKETSSKIRTELLIFITPQIKTE is encoded by the coding sequence ATGGGAATAAAATTTCAAAAATACACGAACAAAAAATTCTGGGCTTTAATTATACTGCTCTCTCTGATTCTGGCTCCGGGTTTTGATATTGCCTTTGCCCAATCCACTGACAAAGGACCGCCTGTATCAATCGAGCTCAGAGATGTTGAACTCAGAGATGTTTTAAGAGCCCTGGGGCAGGAACACGGCATAAACATTATCATCGATGAAAAAATCACAGGCAAGGTTACTGTAAGCCTCAGGCAGGTCCCTCTTTGGGATGCAATTGATTCCATTCTTAAAGGCAAAGGTTTTGCATATATAAGGGAAGATAATATTGTAAGAGTCGTTCCTATGGCAGAAGATGAAGATCTTATTACCAACACTTTTACTGTTAAATATGCAAATCCAAAAGATATTGAGCCTGTAATAAAAAAGATATTAAGCAAAAAAGGCGACGTAATATCAGACACCAGAAGCAATACTTTAGTAATAAAAGATACTCCTTCGGGCATTAACAGGGCAGAACAACTGCTTAAAAAAGTTGATATAAAAACAGGCCAGATAATGATCGAGGCAAAAATCGTCGAGGTTAACACTAATGCAAGCAAGGAATTAGGCATACAGTGGGGCACAACCTTCAACAAAGGGGATTTGGTAGTTTACGGAGGAGGGAGTAAAGCAACTGGAACAACTGTTGATCCAACTGCAACTACAATTCCAACTGCAACTACAGGACTTGCAACTTCTACTACTGCAAATACATCTCCGCTAACAATGGGCACAGGCACTTTTGGAAATGCCTTTAATGTAAATCTGCCGGCAGCAATCGGAGCAGGTTACGGGGGGGCAATTGGCATCGGTCTATTGGCAAAAAACATTGTCCTTGATCTTCAGTTATCTGCGCTTGAAGTGCAGGGTAACGCTAAAATATTATCAAGCCCAAAGGTAATGGTTCTTGATAATCAGGAAGCGACAATTTCAAGCGGCACGCAGATACTTATTCCTACTACAACTACAGTTGGAACAAGTGTGGGCACAGGAGGCAGCACCGGTACATCAACAGGAACTACAACAACTGGAGTTACTGAAAAAGAAGCTACCTTGCGTTTGACTGTTACTCCCAGGGTATTAGATAATAACCAGATTTCTCTAAAGATATCCGCAAAGAGAGAGGAATTTGATTTTAGCCGTGCTGTTCTTGGAATTCCTCCTAAAGTTTCCCGCGAAACACAGACAGCAGTTATAGTGAAAAACGGAGAAACAATTGTGATCGGCGGCATATTTACCGAGACCGGCAGTGAAGGTGAAAGCGGTGTCCCTTTGCTTTCAAAGATTCCTTTAATCGGCTGGTTGTTTAAAAAAGAGACCAGCTCAAAAATAAGGACAGAGCTTCTGATATTCATAACACCTCAGATTAAAACAGAATAG
- a CDS encoding divalent-cation tolerance protein CutA, which yields MTKLIENIIVFITAQNEEKAVNIAKALVQEKLAGCVNIVKNIRSIYTWQDKIEDESEVLMIIKTKSSLFEKLNAKVKALHSYTVPEIIAIPIVNGSDDYLKWLNEVTD from the coding sequence ATGACTAAATTAATAGAAAACATCATAGTATTTATCACAGCACAAAATGAAGAAAAGGCTGTAAACATCGCAAAAGCCCTTGTGCAAGAAAAACTTGCAGGCTGTGTGAATATAGTTAAAAATATACGCTCCATCTACACTTGGCAGGATAAAATTGAAGATGAGTCTGAAGTCTTAATGATTATAAAAACCAAGAGTTCCTTGTTTGAAAAACTTAATGCAAAGGTAAAAGCTCTCCACAGTTATACTGTTCCTGAAATTATTGCCATACCTATAGTTAATGGCTCAGATGATTACCTTAAGTGGCTCAATGAAGTTACAGATTAA
- a CDS encoding NlpC/P60 family protein, with protein sequence MKLQIKLKTLLLIFFLVCMASISCNRLSEEKPVKKTEQKYAISILPTPVLSSTDFSEIFGGNDGKTLKLNKKKFIEEVEFIAFPQTVFTVEEEIRKNNINIFRVTSKEYPYKNASGYYIDSRFVEIKKTRPIERVKNLPDKNTIINKLISMQGSIYVWGGNYSSGISEMLNFYRPSADLPTDITTRWILKGVDCSGLLYEATNGYTPRNTESLFYFGTGVDIENLKADKIIQKLRSLDIIVYKRHVIIVLDNKKVIESTITEGVKVKSLEKTIINIIKNIHPANEYKADKNNFVVRRWYPE encoded by the coding sequence ATGAAGTTACAGATTAAACTTAAAACTTTATTATTAATATTTTTTCTTGTTTGTATGGCTTCAATATCATGCAACAGACTTTCAGAAGAGAAACCTGTAAAGAAAACAGAACAAAAATACGCCATCTCAATTCTTCCCACTCCTGTACTAAGCAGTACTGACTTTTCTGAAATTTTTGGCGGGAATGATGGAAAAACATTAAAACTAAACAAGAAAAAATTTATTGAAGAGGTTGAATTTATTGCTTTTCCGCAAACTGTTTTTACAGTTGAAGAAGAAATCAGAAAAAACAACATTAATATTTTCAGAGTAACGAGCAAAGAATATCCTTATAAGAATGCCTCTGGGTACTACATTGACAGCAGATTTGTGGAGATAAAAAAAACAAGACCAATTGAGAGAGTAAAAAATCTTCCTGATAAGAACACAATTATTAACAAACTAATCTCAATGCAGGGCTCGATATATGTGTGGGGAGGTAATTACTCAAGTGGAATTTCAGAAATGCTGAATTTTTATAGGCCATCAGCTGATTTGCCAACTGATATCACAACACGATGGATACTAAAAGGAGTCGACTGTTCAGGTTTGTTATACGAAGCAACAAACGGGTACACTCCCAGAAACACTGAATCTCTCTTTTATTTCGGAACTGGGGTTGACATTGAAAACTTAAAGGCAGACAAAATAATACAAAAACTCAGATCTCTGGACATTATAGTCTACAAAAGACATGTAATTATTGTTCTTGATAACAAGAAAGTTATTGAAAGCACAATAACTGAAGGCGTGAAAGTCAAAAGTCTAGAAAAAACAATCATAAATATTATTAAAAATATTCACCCTGCAAATGAATATAAAGCTGACAAAAATAACTTTGTTGTTAGAAGATGGTATCCAGAATAA
- a CDS encoding polymer-forming cytoskeletal protein: MFSKNTEKLESFIGLNSHFKGNVIAKGTVRIDGKVEGNVEADWLILGEGSNLKGDISARGVVIGGKVDGNIKASEIIEMKPKGQVMGEITTKKLTVAEGAVFNGHSAMLKKESGESNAKSGVTSKAVI, encoded by the coding sequence ATGTTTTCAAAGAATACAGAAAAACTTGAATCTTTTATCGGACTAAATAGTCATTTTAAGGGAAATGTAATAGCAAAGGGGACAGTGAGAATAGATGGTAAAGTGGAAGGCAATGTTGAAGCTGACTGGCTTATCCTTGGCGAGGGATCAAATCTCAAAGGTGATATTTCAGCAAGGGGTGTTGTAATAGGCGGTAAAGTTGACGGAAATATTAAAGCCAGTGAAATAATAGAAATGAAACCCAAGGGTCAGGTTATGGGTGAAATTACAACCAAGAAGCTTACTGTTGCAGAGGGAGCTGTTTTTAACGGACATTCAGCTATGCTCAAAAAAGAATCTGGAGAATCAAACGCTAAATCTGGAGTTACTTCGAAAGCAGTAATTTAG
- a CDS encoding M23 family metallopeptidase, protein MYKIKLFLKKAFTPITIMLIPHTSRKTVNLKIPSIGIAISIVLWLIGTVYVFSVAVDAFEYYRMKEKLTYYSSQFIEIKSTMEALKKAEVEFKKLFSLKSKDKVLENVDTSDSGSIDMETLKLQIKNTVEKVGDIRDYLSQQRDLYMATPKGWPVTGNITSPFGMRDHPKTGEKGFHSGIDIAASPGNPVTATADGIVSFSGWNGGSGNLVVIEHGFGYSTLYAHNKQNAVKVGQRIKRGEVISYAGTTGNSTGPHSHYEIWKNSKPINPRKFMGPQGPQAFSEDNS, encoded by the coding sequence ATGTATAAAATAAAACTCTTCCTTAAAAAGGCTTTTACTCCTATCACTATAATGCTGATACCGCACACCAGCAGAAAAACTGTCAATCTCAAAATCCCATCAATTGGAATTGCAATCTCAATAGTCCTATGGTTAATAGGCACAGTCTATGTTTTTTCAGTAGCTGTTGATGCATTTGAATATTACAGGATGAAAGAAAAACTGACATATTATTCAAGTCAATTTATAGAAATTAAATCTACGATGGAAGCGCTTAAAAAAGCTGAAGTTGAATTCAAAAAATTATTTTCTCTTAAGTCAAAAGACAAAGTGCTTGAAAATGTCGATACCTCTGACAGCGGTTCAATTGATATGGAAACGCTTAAGCTTCAAATTAAAAACACCGTTGAAAAAGTTGGAGACATAAGAGATTACCTAAGCCAGCAGAGAGACCTTTATATGGCAACACCTAAAGGCTGGCCTGTTACAGGCAATATAACATCTCCTTTTGGTATGAGAGATCATCCAAAAACAGGAGAGAAAGGTTTTCATTCAGGGATTGATATAGCTGCATCTCCTGGTAATCCTGTTACTGCAACTGCAGACGGTATTGTAAGCTTTTCAGGATGGAATGGCGGCAGCGGCAATCTTGTTGTTATTGAACATGGGTTTGGTTATTCAACTCTTTATGCGCATAATAAACAGAATGCAGTAAAAGTAGGTCAGCGTATAAAAAGAGGAGAAGTAATTTCTTATGCCGGAACAACCGGGAATTCCACAGGCCCACACAGTCATTACGAAATATGGAAAAACAGCAAACCAATAAATCCGAGAAAATTTATGGGACCGCAGGGTCCTCAAGCGTTTTCTGAGGATAATAGCTAA
- the purM gene encoding phosphoribosylformylglycinamidine cyclo-ligase: MRSITYKKAGVDIDEGDRFISLISSKVKRTFRPEVMTDIGSFNALFKVDLKKFKHPVLVSGTDGVGTKLKIAFMMDIHNSVGIDLVAMCVNDILTSGAEPLFFLDYFASGKLYPEKAAEVIEGIVEGCKQAGCALIGGETAEMPGFYPDGEYDLSGFAVGAVDKTKIINGSKIKKGDAIIGIASSGIHSNGYSLVRKIFFDVKKMDINSYIDELGMTLGEEILKPTRIYVKAFNAIRNKITVKGMAHITGGGITGNLPRIFPKGVSAVIKQGSWNIPPIFNLIKDIGGVPEDDMRKTFNLGVGYIIIVSSDEADKTLGLLSKTGYNAFSIGNIEKGGRGVRYV, encoded by the coding sequence ATGCGCAGTATTACCTATAAAAAAGCAGGAGTAGATATAGACGAGGGAGATAGATTCATATCCCTTATCTCCTCAAAAGTAAAACGGACGTTTAGACCCGAGGTCATGACGGACATTGGATCTTTCAATGCGCTTTTCAAGGTAGATCTGAAAAAATTTAAACATCCTGTGCTTGTAAGCGGCACTGACGGTGTTGGTACAAAACTGAAGATTGCCTTTATGATGGATATACATAATAGTGTCGGCATTGATCTTGTGGCAATGTGCGTTAATGATATCCTTACAAGCGGAGCAGAGCCACTTTTTTTTCTTGATTATTTTGCTTCCGGAAAGCTGTATCCTGAAAAAGCAGCGGAGGTTATCGAAGGAATCGTTGAAGGATGCAAACAGGCTGGATGTGCGTTGATTGGAGGAGAAACAGCAGAAATGCCTGGATTCTATCCAGACGGAGAATATGATCTTTCTGGTTTTGCAGTCGGAGCAGTTGATAAGACAAAAATAATTAATGGTTCGAAGATAAAAAAAGGCGATGCAATAATAGGGATTGCTTCAAGCGGGATTCATAGCAATGGATATTCATTAGTCAGGAAGATTTTCTTTGATGTAAAAAAAATGGACATAAATTCATATATTGATGAACTTGGCATGACTCTTGGTGAAGAGATTCTTAAACCTACAAGGATTTATGTTAAGGCATTCAATGCCATAAGAAATAAAATAACAGTTAAGGGAATGGCGCATATAACAGGCGGAGGAATTACTGGGAATCTTCCCAGAATATTCCCAAAGGGCGTGTCTGCTGTTATCAAGCAAGGCTCATGGAATATCCCCCCAATATTCAATCTAATAAAAGATATTGGCGGTGTGCCTGAAGACGACATGAGAAAGACTTTCAATCTAGGGGTAGGTTATATTATAATAGTATCTTCTGATGAAGCGGACAAGACGCTGGGTCTTTTGAGTAAAACCGGGTATAATGCTTTTTCAATTGGGAATATTGAGAAAGGAGGCAGAGGTGTGAGATATGTATAA
- the nrfD gene encoding polysulfide reductase NrfD, whose protein sequence is MIHFIKGIKHIFEGHTRYYITMAVLFGILAVAALTYANQYSKGLILTAMRDQVSWGFYIANFTFLVGVAAAAVILVIPAYIYSFKPIKEIVLFGEMMAVVAVSMCILFVAVDIGQPLRAWHTLPVIGKMNLPGSMMAWDVLVLNGYLAINLLALVYVLYQYAHNRDYNMKILWPIVLISIPFAISIHTVTAFLYASIKARPMWNIAVVAPRFIASAFCSGPALMILVFQLIRKNTDIKIEDKALFKIADVVTYALAINIFLLLTEIFTDFYSNTVHGASMHYLFFGLDGKTNLVPWIWTAVAMNTVAFVMLLFPSLKNRFLTLNIACALLIVGVYIEKGLGLVVPGFIPDALGDIYEYSPNINEIVIASGVWALGAIMFILLFKFAYPWFKKHQQADH, encoded by the coding sequence ATGATTCATTTTATAAAAGGGATTAAACATATATTTGAAGGACACACAAGGTATTACATTACCATGGCTGTGCTCTTTGGAATTCTTGCAGTGGCAGCATTGACATACGCGAATCAGTACTCAAAAGGTCTGATCCTGACAGCGATGAGAGACCAGGTGTCATGGGGATTTTATATCGCCAACTTCACTTTCCTTGTGGGAGTTGCAGCAGCAGCAGTGATACTGGTAATCCCTGCTTATATATATTCATTCAAGCCGATAAAAGAGATTGTGCTCTTTGGCGAGATGATGGCAGTTGTTGCTGTTTCCATGTGTATACTGTTTGTTGCAGTTGATATAGGCCAGCCGCTAAGGGCATGGCATACCCTGCCTGTTATAGGTAAGATGAATTTGCCGGGTTCCATGATGGCATGGGATGTATTGGTTTTGAACGGATATCTGGCAATCAATCTGCTAGCTCTCGTTTATGTGCTTTATCAATATGCGCACAACAGAGACTATAATATGAAAATTCTTTGGCCAATTGTTCTCATTTCAATACCTTTTGCAATCAGCATTCATACAGTCACAGCATTCCTGTATGCTTCTATAAAGGCTAGACCTATGTGGAACATTGCTGTTGTGGCGCCGCGATTTATTGCTTCAGCATTTTGTTCTGGTCCTGCACTGATGATACTGGTATTCCAGCTCATAAGAAAAAATACTGATATAAAAATTGAGGACAAGGCATTATTCAAGATTGCTGATGTTGTAACTTATGCCCTTGCAATTAATATATTCTTGCTTCTTACAGAGATATTTACTGACTTTTACTCAAATACAGTGCATGGCGCTTCAATGCACTACCTTTTCTTCGGTCTGGACGGCAAGACCAATCTTGTGCCTTGGATATGGACTGCGGTTGCGATGAACACTGTAGCTTTTGTAATGTTGTTATTCCCTTCTCTGAAGAACAGGTTCCTCACGCTCAATATTGCATGCGCGCTTCTCATAGTCGGCGTATATATTGAAAAGGGATTAGGTCTTGTAGTTCCAGGCTTTATACCTGATGCTCTCGGAGACATCTATGAGTATTCTCCTAACATTAATGAGATAGTGATTGCAAGCGGGGTGTGGGCTCTGGGCGCGATCATGTTCATTCTTTTATTTAAGTTTGCGTATCCGTGGTTTAAGAAGCATCAGCAGGCAGATCACTAA
- a CDS encoding 4Fe-4S dicluster domain-containing protein has translation MNKKNKSGEKKIDRRTFLKGAAIGAAAVALPLDKADAFWESFLQKHFTELSEADIAKVLKRLENEYSQEYKKPVSVNATKPQENVIYGYGLDIARCIGCRRCVHACVTENNQSRDPEIQWITVLKMKKGEKLYDLEKSDRYYNPDLVPEPGYFYMPVQCQQCADPPCVKACPATATWKEKDGIVVVDYNWCIGCRYCMAACPYGARHFNWAKPNIPVEELNANTHYLGNRPRYKGVVEKCTFCIQRSRNGRYPACVEACPVGARKFGNLLDPNSEIRYCIENYRVFRLKEELNTKPQFYYFFGVGNRRKP, from the coding sequence ATGAATAAAAAAAATAAAAGTGGAGAGAAGAAGATTGACCGCAGGACTTTTTTGAAAGGCGCTGCTATAGGTGCAGCCGCTGTTGCTCTGCCGCTTGATAAGGCAGACGCTTTCTGGGAATCATTTCTCCAGAAGCATTTTACTGAATTGAGTGAAGCAGATATAGCAAAGGTTCTTAAGAGACTGGAGAATGAATATTCTCAGGAATACAAGAAACCTGTAAGTGTAAATGCAACAAAACCTCAGGAGAACGTTATCTACGGCTATGGGCTTGATATTGCAAGATGTATAGGATGCAGACGCTGTGTTCATGCGTGCGTCACGGAGAATAATCAGTCAAGAGATCCTGAGATACAATGGATTACAGTCCTCAAGATGAAGAAAGGCGAGAAGCTTTATGATCTTGAGAAATCAGACAGGTATTATAATCCTGATCTTGTTCCTGAGCCTGGATATTTCTATATGCCTGTTCAGTGTCAACAGTGTGCGGATCCGCCATGCGTAAAGGCATGTCCTGCTACAGCAACATGGAAAGAGAAGGACGGGATTGTTGTTGTAGATTACAACTGGTGCATTGGCTGCAGATACTGCATGGCAGCATGTCCTTATGGTGCAAGACACTTTAACTGGGCAAAGCCGAACATTCCCGTAGAGGAATTAAATGCAAATACACATTACCTCGGCAACAGACCTAGATATAAAGGTGTTGTTGAAAAATGCACATTCTGTATCCAGAGAAGCAGAAACGGAAGATATCCTGCATGCGTTGAGGCATGTCCTGTCGGCGCAAGAAAATTCGGTAATCTCCTTGATCCTAACAGTGAGATAAGGTATTGCATCGAAAACTACAGGGTCTTCAGATTAAAAGAGGAACTCAACACAAAACCACAGTTCTACTATTTCTTCGGTGTTGGTAATAGGAGGAAGCCATGA
- a CDS encoding methyltransferase domain-containing protein: protein MNSETLSILRSPYTHKPLRLEKEKTPDDKNIEYLVSDSGEKFSIVDEIPIFQKEEELKGLDKKYQLIYDKMSWYYDISSRTVMLILDGGVKKVRRDFLKELEIKDNSRVLEVSVGTGENLNHLPRSAKYYGLDIAMKPLRLCQKKMKKIGLDLELFYANAEALPFKDECFDVVFHVGGINYFTNKKAAIDEMIRVAKPGTKIAIIDETEKLAWGASWIVPGARNYYKRDEPIEPPVKLLPKDMREVEVKYTTHGLLYCLSFRKP from the coding sequence ATGAATTCTGAAACACTATCAATTCTGCGCAGCCCTTATACTCACAAACCTTTGCGTCTGGAAAAAGAAAAGACGCCTGACGATAAAAACATTGAATATCTTGTGAGCGATTCAGGAGAGAAATTTTCAATTGTTGATGAAATTCCGATATTCCAGAAAGAAGAAGAACTTAAAGGGCTGGATAAAAAGTACCAGCTTATTTATGACAAGATGAGTTGGTATTATGATATCAGCAGCAGGACAGTAATGCTGATTCTTGACGGCGGTGTAAAAAAGGTGCGCAGAGATTTTCTTAAAGAACTGGAGATAAAAGACAATTCAAGAGTTCTCGAGGTCTCAGTTGGAACAGGCGAGAATCTTAATCATCTTCCAAGGTCTGCAAAATACTACGGACTGGACATTGCTATGAAGCCGCTTAGGCTCTGTCAGAAAAAGATGAAAAAAATAGGACTTGATTTAGAGCTTTTTTATGCTAATGCAGAAGCTCTGCCTTTTAAAGATGAATGTTTTGATGTGGTTTTCCATGTTGGAGGGATAAATTACTTTACGAACAAGAAAGCTGCTATAGATGAGATGATACGAGTTGCAAAGCCTGGAACAAAAATTGCGATTATTGATGAAACAGAAAAACTAGCATGGGGAGCATCATGGATTGTTCCTGGAGCGAGGAATTATTACAAACGTGATGAACCCATCGAGCCTCCGGTGAAACTTCTTCCCAAGGACATGCGTGAGGTTGAAGTGAAATACACAACGCATGGCCTTTTATACTGTCTGAGTTTCAGAAAACCTTAG
- the surE gene encoding 5'/3'-nucleotidase SurE, translated as MTTILVTNDDGIHSPGIIALFNAMKELGDAYVVAPDRERSAVGHMLTLHRPLNVEETKERMYAVNGTPTDCVAIGAIKILPRKPDLIVSGINKGRNIGDDITYSGTVSAAIEGTIMGIKSLAFSVVGDKNFYFDTAAYYAYEIAKHVLKNSLPRDTLLNVNIPNTKKEKIAGTKFTRQGKRVYNNAVHETFDPKGRKHFWIGGGTPEWEDRDDTDIKAVENGYISITPIHLDLTNHEVLGILKKTWPLSERLFTKK; from the coding sequence ATGACGACTATTCTAGTAACAAATGACGACGGAATTCATTCTCCAGGCATTATTGCGTTATTCAACGCAATGAAAGAACTTGGAGATGCCTATGTTGTGGCTCCTGACAGAGAGAGAAGCGCTGTAGGTCATATGTTAACTCTTCACAGACCCCTTAATGTCGAAGAGACAAAAGAACGGATGTACGCGGTAAACGGAACACCTACGGACTGCGTTGCTATTGGAGCTATAAAAATACTTCCTCGAAAACCTGATCTGATAGTCTCGGGAATTAATAAAGGCAGGAATATAGGCGATGATATAACATATTCCGGCACTGTTTCGGCTGCCATAGAAGGAACGATAATGGGCATCAAGTCTCTGGCATTTTCAGTTGTAGGAGATAAAAATTTTTATTTCGACACAGCCGCATATTACGCATATGAAATAGCAAAACATGTTCTGAAAAATTCTCTTCCGCGTGATACCCTTCTCAATGTAAATATTCCAAATACCAAAAAAGAAAAAATTGCGGGGACAAAATTCACGCGACAGGGAAAGCGCGTATATAATAATGCGGTTCACGAAACATTCGACCCAAAAGGCAGAAAACACTTCTGGATCGGCGGCGGCACGCCTGAATGGGAAGACAGAGATGACACTGACATAAAAGCAGTAGAGAACGGATATATTTCTATCACCCCAATACATCTTGATCTGACAAATCATGAAGTGTTGGGAATTTTGAAAAAAACATGGCCATTGTCCGAAAGACTTTTCACAAAAAAATAA
- a CDS encoding NAD(P)/FAD-dependent oxidoreductase, whose translation MKSYDVIIVGAGPAGIFSALELLEKNSKTKILVIEKGNDIDKRKCPMMIRDIHCSACPECAILSGWGGAGAFSDGKLTLSSEIGGFLSRYIDEEYLNSLIDYADKIYLKFGAPQKSFGGTQQEIEKISQLASQNNIQFIPSRIRHIGTDGCLTLLKKIRRFLNSKIDTMFNTKGISVITEKGKAVGIKLKNNKKIYADFIILAPGREGSRWLEAESKRLHLTLLQNPVDIGVRVELHASVLEYLTSITYEPKFVYNTKTFNDKVRTFCVNPYGEVVNEHSRDMWTVNGHSYKDKKTDYTNFALLVSTFFTEPFHEPISYGRYVARLANLLGEGVIVQRLGDLQMGRRSTKERIEKGLVKPTLKDATPGDLSFVLPYRYLKNILETLEALDKIAPGINSEHTLLYGVEVKFYSMQLKLTKNLETEKKNLFAVGDGAGVSRGLIQSSASGIIAAREIALRMQQ comes from the coding sequence ATGAAAAGCTATGATGTCATAATAGTCGGAGCAGGTCCTGCAGGCATTTTTTCCGCGTTGGAACTCCTTGAAAAAAACAGTAAGACAAAGATACTCGTAATAGAAAAAGGCAATGACATTGATAAAAGAAAGTGCCCCATGATGATAAGGGATATCCATTGCAGCGCATGTCCTGAATGTGCAATCTTGAGCGGATGGGGAGGAGCAGGAGCATTCAGTGACGGCAAGCTTACTCTATCAAGTGAAATAGGCGGCTTTCTTTCAAGATATATTGACGAAGAATATCTAAACTCACTTATTGATTATGCGGATAAAATCTACTTGAAATTCGGCGCTCCTCAAAAAAGCTTTGGCGGGACACAACAAGAGATTGAAAAAATTTCTCAGCTTGCATCCCAGAACAATATTCAGTTTATACCATCACGGATACGTCATATCGGAACAGACGGCTGTCTCACACTTCTTAAAAAAATCCGGCGCTTCCTCAATTCAAAAATAGACACAATGTTCAACACAAAAGGGATAAGTGTTATCACAGAAAAAGGCAAGGCTGTTGGAATTAAATTAAAAAACAACAAAAAGATATACGCTGATTTTATAATATTGGCTCCTGGCAGAGAAGGATCAAGATGGCTTGAAGCAGAATCAAAACGCCTGCATCTGACACTGCTCCAGAATCCTGTAGACATCGGGGTGCGCGTAGAACTTCACGCATCTGTTCTCGAATACTTAACAAGCATAACTTACGAGCCCAAATTCGTATACAACACAAAGACATTCAATGACAAGGTCAGGACGTTTTGCGTTAATCCTTACGGAGAAGTCGTTAATGAACACTCAAGAGACATGTGGACAGTTAACGGCCATAGTTACAAAGACAAAAAAACAGATTATACAAATTTTGCGCTGCTTGTCAGCACATTTTTTACAGAGCCTTTTCACGAACCAATATCCTACGGAAGATATGTTGCAAGACTCGCAAACCTTCTGGGAGAAGGAGTGATCGTGCAGAGGCTCGGAGATCTTCAGATGGGAAGACGCTCGACAAAAGAAAGAATAGAAAAAGGACTTGTAAAGCCTACACTCAAAGATGCGACACCCGGTGACCTGAGTTTTGTTCTGCCCTACCGGTATCTGAAGAACATATTAGAGACACTCGAAGCCCTCGACAAGATCGCTCCGGGCATTAATTCTGAACACACACTGCTTTACGGTGTCGAAGTAAAGTTCTATTCAATGCAGTTAAAACTGACAAAAAATCTCGAAACAGAGAAAAAGAATCTCTTTGCAGTAGGCGACGGAGCCGGAGTAAGCAGAGGACTTATACAGTCATCTGCTTCAGGAATTATTGCGGCAAGAGAGATTGCCTTAAGGATGCAGCAATGA